A stretch of the Apteryx mantelli isolate bAptMan1 chromosome 3, bAptMan1.hap1, whole genome shotgun sequence genome encodes the following:
- the LOC106495212 gene encoding zinc finger protein 184-like isoform X2, with translation MLSPELNEKDEQEANLNNSSFLESNVMLSNENNSLRNWEEKTLSNKDDHIKYFEEKWVAQSVCEKSESALSSLGDQCDLSKDKYNQNDVLPTSPCKTDPAEINETSDSQECDDDDSFQKTPLLSSAGSEGRDETISTEGELTLATTSKNGEELANTASILSDGSQEKQLEIHTEMETAVETKDTDSSENGNNEVNRTRKRSKSEDETQSSLLEHDLKGELKLTLSSSAPVINGFSPNSELLKDVGNMEMNAFLCDESNAPKEHVYQSLTPFSKKTEQQQNAISPHASPKELQGQQEDLSWLSNSVSIKPLSKGSCSINKHEKLNLKCRFCSSVYKCTALLKKHVYSAHKDKKKYKCCFCKRTFFFSTNLKNHLKFHKKITRLQKARKNRIKRRQRRTEERKSEIKKKESKYKKFFIKIERDFTPLGVPVIFSCKICFFASSSPRIFIHHMKGHKERPPYQCPQCDYSCISLSYMLNHMYWHAGYKLYKCRFCTFFSLYFASMVRHSYIHMGAKPYTCEFCQSAFTSTSGLKRHRRLHAGKETCQGQQLIEFVSGRKRTQRPLKSYACDECNIVFYTRGHLSFHKKFHEQTNGYMDQSNEYRETKIFEVDSDSRDCVSLSLPEKDDDHPTGGMCKMLVSELDFRQAGDMWDNKKMCSGEKFPENSYGSNSLPATENGSEVFPESYKADTVICKEEPLFSPEATHSQVQDDNKDDTYHKCVENFKDTWPSSLSSFKMYKCKQCDYATAAYSNLKLHLRIHRHERPFECKECSKAFRTSGHLQRHSCLHVKNHYEFGHCLCVDSHLENLELHHERHVGMCPERDFGSSEGLSTVHSLLCLEACGEQTEVQRSKESDLAAQSQPQFYQCVECEYTTYSLSNLKLHVRTHTGERPYSCSVCQKNFRTSSHLKRHRVVHFNAEHLKCRNCDYSTDKWLSLKQHLASHSDKEISATGSLYEQKALPVKTYTCEECGYTTVHNGNFKQHLRIHTGEKPFKCSQCTVSFRTSSHLKRHLLTHLKLHCKRCEFSTLDRYAMQKHVKTHKDKKAYKCKKCSVTFSTKKLLEKHKRQHLRAGT, from the exons ATGTTGTCTCCTGAGCTGAATGAAAAGGATGAGCAAGAGGCTAACTTAAATAATAGCAGTTTCTTAGAAAGCAATGTGAtgctttcaaatgaaaacaatagTTTAAGGAATTGGGAAGAAAAGACTCTCTCAAATAAGGATGATCATATAAAATACTTTGAAGAAAAATGGGTTGCCCAGAGTGTGTGTGAAAAATCAGAATCGGCCTTATCTTCTTTAGGTGATCAGTGTGATCTAAGCAAGGATAAATACAATCAAAATGATGTATTGCCTACATCACCTTGCAAAACAGACCCTGCAGAGATAAATGAAACCAGTGACAGCCAGGAATGTGACGATGATGACAGTTTTCAGAAgactcctcttctctcctctgctGGCAGTGAGGGCAGAGATGAAACCATCAGTACAGAAGGAGAGTTGACATTAGCAACAACATCCAAAAATGGAGAAGAACTTGCCAATACTGCAAGCATTCTTTCTGATGGCAGTCAAGAGAAACAACTGGAAATCCACACAGAGATGGAGACAGCTGTTGAAACGAAAG atacTGATTCCTCAGAGAATGGAAATAATGAAGTtaacagaacaagaaagagaagCAAATCTGAAGATGAAACTCAGAGTTCTCTTTTGGAGCATGACTTGAAAGGAGAACTGAAGCTTACCCTTAGTAGTTCTGCTCCAGTTATTAATGGATTTTCTCCCAATTCAGAATTGCTAAAAGATGTAGGGAATATGGAGATGAATGCTTTTCTTTGTGATGAATCAAATGCTCCCAAAGAGCATGTTTATCAGTCATTAACTCCATTTTCTAAAAAAACGGAGCAGCAACAAAATGCGATTTCTCCTCATGCAAGCCCAAAAGAATTACAAGGCCAGCAAGAAGATTTATCATGGCTAAGTAACAGTGTGAGCATCAAACCTCTTTCTAAGGGATCTTGTTCTATAAATAAGCATGAAAAGTTAAATTTGAAATGCAGGTTCTGTAGTTCTGTGTATAAATGTACTGCACTTCTAAAGAAGCATGTTTACTCAGCtcataaagataaaaaaaaatataaatgctgCTTTTGTAAAAGAACCTTCTTCTTTTCTACCAACCTTAAAAATCACCTTAAGTTTCATAAGAAAATTACCAGGTtgcaaaaggcaagaaaaaatagaataaaaagaaggcagagaagaactgaagaaagaaaatctgaaatcaagaaaaaggaaagcaaatacaaGAAATTTTTCATCAAAATTGAAAGGGACTTTACTCCTCTGGGGGTTCCTGttattttttcctgcaaaatctgtttctttgcttCATCAAGTCCTAGGATTTTTATCCATCACATGAAGGGGCATAAAGAGAGACCACCTTACCAGTGTCCTCAGTGTGATTATTCCTGCATTAGCTTATCCTATATGTTAAATCACATGTACTGGCATGCTGGGTATAAGCTGTATAAGTGCAGGTTCTGCACCTTTTTTTCGTTGTATTTTGCAAGCATGGTAAGGCATAGCTATATCCATATGGGAGCTAAGCCATATACCTGCGAGTTCTGCCAGTCAGCATTCACAAGCACCAGTGGATTAAAGAGACACAGAAGGTTACATGCTGGCAAGGAAACATGCCAAGGGCAGCAACTCATTGAATTTGTAAGTGGAAGAAAGAGAACCCAAAGACCTTTAAAGAGTTATGCATGTGATGAGTGTAACATAGTGTTTTATACTAGGGGACATCTCAGCTTTCATAAGAAATTTCATGAACAGACTAATGGTTATATGGATCAGAGTAATGAATACCGTGAAACCAAAATATTTGAAGTTGACAGTGATTCCCGGGACtgtgtttctctgtctcttcctgaGAAAGATGACGATCATCCAACTGGGGGAATGTGTAAAATGCTGGTTTCAGAATTAGACTTTAGGCAGGCAGGTGACATGTGGGACAATAAGAAAATGTGCTCTGGAGAGAAATTCCCTGAAAACAGCTATGGAagcaacagtttgcctgctactGAGAATGGATCAGAAGTTTTTCCAGAGTCATACAAAGCAGACACTGTGATTTGCAAAGAGGAACCTCTCTTCAGCCCTGAGGCCACTCATTCACAAGTTCAAGATGATAATAAAGATGATACATACCATAAATGTGTGGAAAACTTTAAGGATACCTGGCCTTCCAGTTTATCTTCATTCAAAATGTACAAGTGTAAACAGTGTGATTATGCTACTGCTGCTTATAGCAACCTTAAGCTGCACCTAAGAATACATAGACATGAAAGACCATTTGAGTGTAAAGAATGCAGTAAGGCATTTAGAACTTCAGGCCATTTGCAGAGACACAGCTGTCTTCATGTGAAGAATCATTATGAGTTTGGCCATTGCCTCTGTGTCGATAGCCATTTAGAGAATCTTGAATTGCATCATGAAAGGCATGTAGGTATGTGTCCTGAAAGAGATTTTGGTTCCTCGGAAGGTTTAAGCACTGTCCATTCCTTGCTTTGTTTGGAAGCATGCGGAGAACAGACAGAAGTCCAGAGGAGCAAAGAAAGTGATTTGGCAGCCCAGAGTCAGCCACAGTTCTATCAGTGTGTGGAGTGTGAGTACACTACTTACAGTTTAAGCAACCTTAAGCTACATGTAAGAACTCATACAGGTGAGAGACCTTACAGCTGCAGTGTTTGCCAAAAGAACTTTCGTACTTCCAGTCACCTGAAACGACACAGGGTCGTGCATTTTAATGCGGAGCATCTCAAATGCAGGAACTGTGACTATTCAACAGACAAATGGCTATCCTTGAAACAACATCTGGCTTCACACTCTGATAAGGAAATCTCAGCTACTGGCAGTCTCTATGAACAAAAGGCGCTACCTGTCAAAACATACACGTGTGAAGAGTGTGGCTATACCACAGTCCACAATGGAAACTTTAAGCAGCACTTGAGAATTCATACAGGGGAGAAGCCATTCAAGTGTAGTCAGTGTACTGTTTCTTTCCGCACATCTAGCCATCTGAAGCGCCACTTGCTAACTCATCTAAAGTTGCACTGCAAAAGGTGTGAATTTTCTACGCTAGATAGATATGCTATGCAAAAGCATGTGAAAACACATAAGGATAAAAAAGCGTACAAGTGTAAAAAGTGCAGTGTCACATTTTCTACCAAAAAGCTTCTGGAAAAGCATAAACGACAACATTTAAGAGCTGGAACATAA
- the LOC106495212 gene encoding zinc finger protein 585A-like isoform X1, whose protein sequence is MRGMSVEPERPEPAGDGGSDVFEIVLPITVFVLSDDDFLQDDSEEQAMLSPELNEKDEQEANLNNSSFLESNVMLSNENNSLRNWEEKTLSNKDDHIKYFEEKWVAQSVCEKSESALSSLGDQCDLSKDKYNQNDVLPTSPCKTDPAEINETSDSQECDDDDSFQKTPLLSSAGSEGRDETISTEGELTLATTSKNGEELANTASILSDGSQEKQLEIHTEMETAVETKDTDSSENGNNEVNRTRKRSKSEDETQSSLLEHDLKGELKLTLSSSAPVINGFSPNSELLKDVGNMEMNAFLCDESNAPKEHVYQSLTPFSKKTEQQQNAISPHASPKELQGQQEDLSWLSNSVSIKPLSKGSCSINKHEKLNLKCRFCSSVYKCTALLKKHVYSAHKDKKKYKCCFCKRTFFFSTNLKNHLKFHKKITRLQKARKNRIKRRQRRTEERKSEIKKKESKYKKFFIKIERDFTPLGVPVIFSCKICFFASSSPRIFIHHMKGHKERPPYQCPQCDYSCISLSYMLNHMYWHAGYKLYKCRFCTFFSLYFASMVRHSYIHMGAKPYTCEFCQSAFTSTSGLKRHRRLHAGKETCQGQQLIEFVSGRKRTQRPLKSYACDECNIVFYTRGHLSFHKKFHEQTNGYMDQSNEYRETKIFEVDSDSRDCVSLSLPEKDDDHPTGGMCKMLVSELDFRQAGDMWDNKKMCSGEKFPENSYGSNSLPATENGSEVFPESYKADTVICKEEPLFSPEATHSQVQDDNKDDTYHKCVENFKDTWPSSLSSFKMYKCKQCDYATAAYSNLKLHLRIHRHERPFECKECSKAFRTSGHLQRHSCLHVKNHYEFGHCLCVDSHLENLELHHERHVGMCPERDFGSSEGLSTVHSLLCLEACGEQTEVQRSKESDLAAQSQPQFYQCVECEYTTYSLSNLKLHVRTHTGERPYSCSVCQKNFRTSSHLKRHRVVHFNAEHLKCRNCDYSTDKWLSLKQHLASHSDKEISATGSLYEQKALPVKTYTCEECGYTTVHNGNFKQHLRIHTGEKPFKCSQCTVSFRTSSHLKRHLLTHLKLHCKRCEFSTLDRYAMQKHVKTHKDKKAYKCKKCSVTFSTKKLLEKHKRQHLRAGT, encoded by the exons ATGCGGGGGATGTCGGTGGAGCCGGAGAGGCCGGAGCCGGCGGGCGATGGCG GGTCAGATGTTTTTGAAATTGTTCTCCCAATCACTGTCTTTGTGCTGAGTGATGATGATTTTCTCCAAGATGACAGTGAAGAGCAGGCAATGTTGTCTCCTGAGCTGAATGAAAAGGATGAGCAAGAGGCTAACTTAAATAATAGCAGTTTCTTAGAAAGCAATGTGAtgctttcaaatgaaaacaatagTTTAAGGAATTGGGAAGAAAAGACTCTCTCAAATAAGGATGATCATATAAAATACTTTGAAGAAAAATGGGTTGCCCAGAGTGTGTGTGAAAAATCAGAATCGGCCTTATCTTCTTTAGGTGATCAGTGTGATCTAAGCAAGGATAAATACAATCAAAATGATGTATTGCCTACATCACCTTGCAAAACAGACCCTGCAGAGATAAATGAAACCAGTGACAGCCAGGAATGTGACGATGATGACAGTTTTCAGAAgactcctcttctctcctctgctGGCAGTGAGGGCAGAGATGAAACCATCAGTACAGAAGGAGAGTTGACATTAGCAACAACATCCAAAAATGGAGAAGAACTTGCCAATACTGCAAGCATTCTTTCTGATGGCAGTCAAGAGAAACAACTGGAAATCCACACAGAGATGGAGACAGCTGTTGAAACGAAAG atacTGATTCCTCAGAGAATGGAAATAATGAAGTtaacagaacaagaaagagaagCAAATCTGAAGATGAAACTCAGAGTTCTCTTTTGGAGCATGACTTGAAAGGAGAACTGAAGCTTACCCTTAGTAGTTCTGCTCCAGTTATTAATGGATTTTCTCCCAATTCAGAATTGCTAAAAGATGTAGGGAATATGGAGATGAATGCTTTTCTTTGTGATGAATCAAATGCTCCCAAAGAGCATGTTTATCAGTCATTAACTCCATTTTCTAAAAAAACGGAGCAGCAACAAAATGCGATTTCTCCTCATGCAAGCCCAAAAGAATTACAAGGCCAGCAAGAAGATTTATCATGGCTAAGTAACAGTGTGAGCATCAAACCTCTTTCTAAGGGATCTTGTTCTATAAATAAGCATGAAAAGTTAAATTTGAAATGCAGGTTCTGTAGTTCTGTGTATAAATGTACTGCACTTCTAAAGAAGCATGTTTACTCAGCtcataaagataaaaaaaaatataaatgctgCTTTTGTAAAAGAACCTTCTTCTTTTCTACCAACCTTAAAAATCACCTTAAGTTTCATAAGAAAATTACCAGGTtgcaaaaggcaagaaaaaatagaataaaaagaaggcagagaagaactgaagaaagaaaatctgaaatcaagaaaaaggaaagcaaatacaaGAAATTTTTCATCAAAATTGAAAGGGACTTTACTCCTCTGGGGGTTCCTGttattttttcctgcaaaatctgtttctttgcttCATCAAGTCCTAGGATTTTTATCCATCACATGAAGGGGCATAAAGAGAGACCACCTTACCAGTGTCCTCAGTGTGATTATTCCTGCATTAGCTTATCCTATATGTTAAATCACATGTACTGGCATGCTGGGTATAAGCTGTATAAGTGCAGGTTCTGCACCTTTTTTTCGTTGTATTTTGCAAGCATGGTAAGGCATAGCTATATCCATATGGGAGCTAAGCCATATACCTGCGAGTTCTGCCAGTCAGCATTCACAAGCACCAGTGGATTAAAGAGACACAGAAGGTTACATGCTGGCAAGGAAACATGCCAAGGGCAGCAACTCATTGAATTTGTAAGTGGAAGAAAGAGAACCCAAAGACCTTTAAAGAGTTATGCATGTGATGAGTGTAACATAGTGTTTTATACTAGGGGACATCTCAGCTTTCATAAGAAATTTCATGAACAGACTAATGGTTATATGGATCAGAGTAATGAATACCGTGAAACCAAAATATTTGAAGTTGACAGTGATTCCCGGGACtgtgtttctctgtctcttcctgaGAAAGATGACGATCATCCAACTGGGGGAATGTGTAAAATGCTGGTTTCAGAATTAGACTTTAGGCAGGCAGGTGACATGTGGGACAATAAGAAAATGTGCTCTGGAGAGAAATTCCCTGAAAACAGCTATGGAagcaacagtttgcctgctactGAGAATGGATCAGAAGTTTTTCCAGAGTCATACAAAGCAGACACTGTGATTTGCAAAGAGGAACCTCTCTTCAGCCCTGAGGCCACTCATTCACAAGTTCAAGATGATAATAAAGATGATACATACCATAAATGTGTGGAAAACTTTAAGGATACCTGGCCTTCCAGTTTATCTTCATTCAAAATGTACAAGTGTAAACAGTGTGATTATGCTACTGCTGCTTATAGCAACCTTAAGCTGCACCTAAGAATACATAGACATGAAAGACCATTTGAGTGTAAAGAATGCAGTAAGGCATTTAGAACTTCAGGCCATTTGCAGAGACACAGCTGTCTTCATGTGAAGAATCATTATGAGTTTGGCCATTGCCTCTGTGTCGATAGCCATTTAGAGAATCTTGAATTGCATCATGAAAGGCATGTAGGTATGTGTCCTGAAAGAGATTTTGGTTCCTCGGAAGGTTTAAGCACTGTCCATTCCTTGCTTTGTTTGGAAGCATGCGGAGAACAGACAGAAGTCCAGAGGAGCAAAGAAAGTGATTTGGCAGCCCAGAGTCAGCCACAGTTCTATCAGTGTGTGGAGTGTGAGTACACTACTTACAGTTTAAGCAACCTTAAGCTACATGTAAGAACTCATACAGGTGAGAGACCTTACAGCTGCAGTGTTTGCCAAAAGAACTTTCGTACTTCCAGTCACCTGAAACGACACAGGGTCGTGCATTTTAATGCGGAGCATCTCAAATGCAGGAACTGTGACTATTCAACAGACAAATGGCTATCCTTGAAACAACATCTGGCTTCACACTCTGATAAGGAAATCTCAGCTACTGGCAGTCTCTATGAACAAAAGGCGCTACCTGTCAAAACATACACGTGTGAAGAGTGTGGCTATACCACAGTCCACAATGGAAACTTTAAGCAGCACTTGAGAATTCATACAGGGGAGAAGCCATTCAAGTGTAGTCAGTGTACTGTTTCTTTCCGCACATCTAGCCATCTGAAGCGCCACTTGCTAACTCATCTAAAGTTGCACTGCAAAAGGTGTGAATTTTCTACGCTAGATAGATATGCTATGCAAAAGCATGTGAAAACACATAAGGATAAAAAAGCGTACAAGTGTAAAAAGTGCAGTGTCACATTTTCTACCAAAAAGCTTCTGGAAAAGCATAAACGACAACATTTAAGAGCTGGAACATAA